One segment of Pseudomonas asgharzadehiana DNA contains the following:
- a CDS encoding alcohol dehydrogenase catalytic domain-containing protein, producing MDKHTQMQAVVCHGPKDYRLERIGKPQARPNELVIRIAACGICASDCKCHSGAAMFWGGDNPWVKAPVVPGHEFFGYVEQVGEGAEEHFEVQVGDKVIAEQIVPCAKCRFCKSGQYWMCEVHNIFGFQREVAEGGMAQYMRIPKTAIVHKIPAAVSLEDSALVEPMACSIHTVNRGDIQLDDVVVIAGAGTLGLCMVQVAALKTPKKLVVIDMVDERLELAKKFGADVVINPARENAREIINGLTDNYGCDVYIETTGVPAGVTQGLELIRKLGRFVEFSVFGAETSVDWSIIGDRKELDVRGAHLGPYCYPIAIDLFERGLVTSKGIVTHDFPLDDFAEAFELANSTKSIKVLLKPVR from the coding sequence ATGGACAAGCACACCCAAATGCAAGCCGTCGTCTGCCACGGCCCTAAAGACTACCGCCTGGAACGCATCGGCAAACCGCAGGCGCGCCCCAATGAACTGGTGATCCGCATCGCCGCGTGCGGCATCTGCGCCAGTGACTGCAAGTGCCACTCGGGCGCGGCGATGTTCTGGGGCGGCGACAACCCATGGGTCAAGGCGCCGGTGGTACCGGGCCATGAGTTTTTCGGCTATGTGGAGCAAGTGGGCGAGGGCGCCGAGGAACACTTCGAGGTGCAGGTGGGCGACAAGGTCATCGCCGAGCAGATCGTGCCGTGCGCCAAGTGTCGTTTCTGCAAATCGGGTCAGTATTGGATGTGTGAAGTGCACAACATCTTCGGCTTCCAGCGTGAAGTGGCCGAAGGCGGCATGGCGCAGTACATGCGCATTCCCAAGACCGCCATCGTGCACAAGATTCCGGCGGCGGTGTCGCTGGAAGACTCGGCGCTGGTGGAGCCGATGGCCTGCTCGATCCACACCGTCAACCGTGGTGATATCCAGCTTGACGATGTGGTGGTGATCGCCGGTGCGGGCACCCTCGGGCTGTGCATGGTGCAGGTCGCGGCGCTGAAAACCCCGAAGAAACTGGTGGTGATCGACATGGTCGACGAGCGCCTGGAACTGGCGAAAAAATTCGGCGCCGACGTGGTGATCAACCCGGCCCGCGAGAATGCCCGCGAGATCATCAATGGCCTGACCGACAACTATGGCTGCGACGTTTACATCGAGACCACCGGCGTGCCGGCCGGCGTTACCCAGGGTCTGGAGCTGATCCGCAAGCTTGGGCGTTTTGTCGAGTTCAGTGTGTTTGGCGCCGAGACCAGCGTGGACTGGTCGATCATCGGCGACCGCAAGGAACTGGACGTACGCGGCGCTCACCTCGGGCCGTATTGCTACCCGATCGCCATCGACCTGTTCGAACGCGGGCTGGTGACGTCCAAGGGCATTGTCACCCATGATTTCCCGTTGGATGACTTTGCCGAGGCTTTCGAACTGGCCAATTCGACCAAGTCGATCAAGGTGCTGCTCAAGCCGGTGCGCTGA
- a CDS encoding sugar ABC transporter ATP-binding protein has product MSSLLKLENICKRYPGVQALKSINLQVERGEIHALLGENGAGKSTLMKILGGVEHQDEGRILIDGQAQRFATYRDAIAAGIGIVFQEFSLIPYLTAVENIFLGHELSNRFGLLRKREMVAAAEALFQRLGVSIDLHCAVEHLSVAEQQFVEIAKALALDARLLVLDEPTATLTPSEAELLFEIMRELKRQGVAVIFISHHLEEIFQVCDRISVLRDGANVGVTDVADSDIDRLVEMMVGRRLECSFPPKPGTGRGPLLLEVRDIQLVRNGPHNSFQLHQGEILGFAGLVGSGRTELALGMLGALPSVSKEVWLRGEKIRLDDPAQALAHGIGLLPESRKSEGLITDFSIRENISLNNLPKYQNAGGLIDKAKECASVEALMKQLSIKAPSGESRVFNLSGGNQQKVVIARWVNHHCDVLVFDEPTRGIDVGAKAQIYALMRSLTEQGYAIIMISSELPEVIGMCDRVAVFHKGAIVKVLEASAVNPQEVMRHATGGSSEYVH; this is encoded by the coding sequence ATGAGCAGTCTTCTGAAGCTGGAAAATATCTGTAAGCGTTACCCAGGGGTGCAGGCCCTCAAGTCCATCAACCTGCAAGTCGAGCGCGGCGAGATCCATGCCTTGCTCGGCGAAAATGGCGCGGGCAAATCGACCCTGATGAAGATCCTCGGCGGCGTCGAGCACCAGGACGAAGGGCGGATCCTCATCGATGGCCAGGCACAGCGTTTCGCCACTTACCGCGACGCCATTGCCGCCGGAATCGGCATCGTGTTCCAGGAATTCAGCCTGATTCCCTATCTCACGGCAGTGGAAAATATCTTCCTCGGCCACGAGCTGAGCAACCGCTTCGGCCTGTTGCGCAAGCGTGAGATGGTCGCGGCCGCCGAGGCATTGTTCCAGCGCCTGGGCGTGAGCATCGACCTGCATTGCGCGGTCGAGCATTTGAGCGTGGCCGAGCAGCAGTTCGTCGAAATCGCCAAGGCCCTGGCGCTGGATGCGCGTTTGCTGGTGCTAGATGAACCCACCGCGACCCTGACGCCCAGCGAGGCCGAGCTGCTGTTCGAGATCATGCGTGAACTCAAGCGCCAGGGCGTGGCGGTGATTTTTATCTCCCATCATTTGGAAGAGATTTTCCAGGTCTGCGACCGCATCAGCGTGCTGCGCGACGGCGCTAACGTGGGCGTCACCGATGTGGCCGACAGCGATATCGACCGCCTGGTGGAAATGATGGTGGGCCGCCGCCTGGAATGCAGTTTCCCGCCCAAGCCCGGCACTGGGCGCGGTCCGTTATTGCTGGAGGTCAGGGACATCCAGTTGGTGCGCAACGGCCCGCATAACAGCTTCCAACTGCACCAGGGCGAGATCCTCGGGTTTGCCGGCCTGGTCGGCTCCGGCCGCACTGAGCTGGCCTTGGGCATGCTCGGCGCGCTGCCGTCGGTGAGCAAGGAGGTGTGGCTGCGCGGTGAAAAAATCCGCCTCGACGACCCGGCCCAGGCACTGGCCCATGGCATCGGCCTGCTGCCGGAAAGCCGCAAGAGCGAAGGGCTGATCACCGATTTCAGCATTCGCGAAAACATCTCCCTGAACAACCTGCCCAAGTACCAGAACGCCGGTGGCCTGATCGACAAGGCCAAGGAATGCGCCAGCGTCGAGGCATTGATGAAGCAGCTGTCGATCAAGGCCCCGAGCGGCGAAAGCCGGGTGTTCAACCTCAGTGGCGGCAACCAGCAAAAGGTGGTGATCGCGCGTTGGGTCAACCACCACTGCGACGTGCTGGTGTTCGACGAACCCACGCGCGGCATCGACGTGGGCGCCAAGGCACAGATCTACGCGCTGATGCGCAGCCTCACCGAACAGGGCTACGCGATCATCATGATTTCCTCCGAACTGCCCGAAGTCATCGGCATGTGCGACCGCGTCGCCGTGTTCCACAAAGGCGCGATCGTCAAGGTCCTGGAAGCGTCCGCCGTCAATCCTCAAGAGGTCATGCGCCATGCAACAGGGGGCTCAAGTGAATACGTCCATTAA
- a CDS encoding ABC transporter permease has protein sequence MQQGAQVNTSINRADTARLRLNLARLVRSPAFYPFVGLVVVTLVMILASDTFLTASNLSNIARQVSINAIIAVGMTCVILTGGIDLSVGPVMALSGTLTAGLMVAGLPPGLAIGAGMLIGVAFGIGNGLFVAYLHMPPIIVTLATMGIARGLGLMYTDGYPISGLPDWFAFFGRESVFGIQVPILIMLITYLAAYVLLQHTRVGRYIYAIGGNEEAVRLSGVRAARFKLLVYGISGLTAAIAGLVLTSRLMSGQPNAGVSFELDAIAAVVLGGASIAGGRGVIVGTLLGAMLLGVLNNGLNMLGVSPYVQSVIKGGIILLAIFISRQRHK, from the coding sequence ATGCAACAGGGGGCTCAAGTGAATACGTCCATTAACCGCGCCGACACCGCTCGGCTGCGCCTGAACCTGGCGCGGCTGGTGCGTTCGCCGGCGTTCTATCCGTTCGTGGGGCTGGTGGTGGTGACCCTGGTGATGATCCTCGCCAGCGACACGTTCCTGACCGCCAGCAACCTGTCGAACATCGCCCGGCAGGTGTCGATCAACGCGATTATTGCGGTGGGCATGACCTGCGTGATTCTCACCGGTGGCATCGATTTATCGGTAGGGCCGGTGATGGCGTTGTCCGGCACGCTGACGGCCGGGCTGATGGTCGCGGGGCTGCCACCGGGGCTGGCGATTGGAGCCGGCATGCTGATCGGCGTGGCCTTCGGCATCGGCAACGGTTTATTCGTGGCCTACCTGCACATGCCGCCGATCATCGTCACCCTGGCGACCATGGGCATCGCCCGGGGCCTGGGCCTGATGTACACCGACGGCTACCCGATTTCCGGCCTGCCGGACTGGTTTGCCTTCTTCGGTCGCGAAAGCGTGTTCGGCATCCAGGTGCCGATCCTGATCATGCTGATCACTTACCTGGCCGCCTACGTGCTGCTGCAACACACCCGCGTCGGCCGCTACATCTACGCCATCGGCGGCAATGAGGAAGCCGTGCGTTTGTCCGGCGTGCGCGCGGCGCGCTTCAAGTTGCTGGTGTACGGCATCAGCGGCCTGACCGCCGCGATTGCCGGGCTGGTGCTCACCTCGCGCTTGATGAGTGGCCAGCCCAATGCCGGTGTGTCGTTCGAGCTGGATGCGATTGCCGCCGTGGTACTCGGCGGTGCGTCGATTGCCGGGGGCCGCGGGGTGATCGTCGGCACCTTGCTCGGCGCCATGCTGCTCGGCGTCTTGAACAACGGATTGAACATGCTCGGCGTGTCGCCCTACGTCCAGAGCGTGATCAAGGGCGGGATCATTTTGCTGGCGATTTTTATCAGCCGTCAGCGCCATAAATAA
- a CDS encoding substrate-binding domain-containing protein, with product MKMLPKTLCLLAVSITLGTVAPAFADAAKPIRIGASFQEINNPYFVTMKNALEEAGASIGAKLIITDARHDVSKQVSDVEDMLQKGIDILLINPTDSVGVQSAVKSAHAAGVVVVAVDAQAEGPLDSFVGSKNFDAGFQACEYLAKNIGDKGNIAILDGIAVVPILERVRGCKEAVAKHPGIKVVSIQNGKQERDQALTVTENMLQAQPGLKGIFSVNDNGSLGALSAIEASGLDVKLVSVDGAPEAIKAIQKPGSKFIATSAQYPRDQIRLALGVALAKKWGAQVPATIPVDITLIDQAKAKDFSW from the coding sequence ATGAAAATGCTCCCGAAAACCCTGTGTTTATTGGCTGTAAGCATCACCCTCGGCACCGTTGCACCGGCATTTGCCGACGCCGCCAAGCCGATCCGCATCGGCGCGTCATTCCAGGAAATCAACAACCCCTATTTCGTCACCATGAAAAACGCCCTGGAAGAAGCCGGCGCGAGCATCGGTGCGAAACTCATCATCACCGACGCCCGCCACGACGTGTCCAAGCAGGTCAGCGACGTGGAAGACATGCTGCAAAAAGGCATCGATATCCTGCTGATCAACCCCACCGATTCGGTCGGCGTGCAATCGGCCGTCAAATCCGCTCACGCCGCCGGTGTCGTGGTGGTGGCGGTGGACGCCCAGGCCGAAGGCCCTCTGGATTCATTCGTCGGTTCGAAGAACTTCGATGCCGGTTTCCAGGCCTGTGAATACCTGGCTAAAAACATTGGCGACAAAGGCAACATCGCGATCCTCGACGGCATTGCCGTGGTGCCGATCCTGGAGCGTGTGCGCGGTTGCAAAGAGGCCGTGGCCAAGCACCCTGGCATCAAGGTCGTGAGCATCCAGAACGGCAAGCAGGAGCGTGACCAGGCGCTGACCGTCACCGAAAACATGTTGCAGGCCCAACCCGGCCTCAAGGGCATTTTCAGCGTCAACGACAACGGCTCCCTCGGTGCCCTGTCGGCCATCGAAGCCAGTGGCCTGGACGTGAAACTGGTCAGTGTCGATGGCGCGCCGGAAGCGATCAAGGCGATCCAGAAACCCGGCAGCAAATTCATCGCCACCTCGGCCCAGTACCCCCGCGACCAGATCCGCCTGGCCCTGGGCGTTGCCCTGGCCAAGAAGTGGGGGGCGCAAGTGCCCGCCACTATTCCGGTGGACATCACTCTGATCGACCAGGCCAAGGCCAAGGACTTCAGCTGGTAA